One Orrella dioscoreae genomic window carries:
- a CDS encoding LysR family transcriptional regulator — protein sequence MTLRIFLVAARTLNFSRSAEALHLTQSAVSKHIGALEARLGVALFKRLPNGLRLTHAGAVYHERISAALRLLDEADALVTDPGKRVALNIAVSPSFAQFCLIPGLPEFIDSHPGVQVNVRPRLLQGRDPGERFDAELQLHTGHVTGMSAHYLCGREMTLVAAPRLLARHPVRRVEDLDDAPLLKRAQRGYSWDEWRGQVAPLWPGPAATAPGYEGFSMLLPAVLNGLGLAVVPVCMVLDALRRGALVRPLGEVVEGRYGYYLMQPRPNVGGVYVDAFCEWITARGVAFNDDVRAYLAQ from the coding sequence GTGACGCTGCGCATTTTTCTTGTCGCAGCGCGCACGCTCAATTTCAGCCGCAGTGCCGAGGCGCTGCACCTGACGCAGAGCGCGGTCAGCAAGCACATCGGTGCACTCGAGGCGCGTCTCGGCGTGGCGTTGTTCAAGCGCCTTCCCAATGGTCTCAGGCTGACGCATGCCGGTGCGGTGTATCACGAGCGTATCAGTGCGGCCTTGCGCCTGCTTGACGAAGCCGACGCGTTGGTCACGGATCCCGGCAAGCGCGTCGCGCTCAATATCGCGGTGTCGCCTTCCTTCGCGCAGTTCTGCCTGATTCCCGGGTTGCCTGAGTTCATCGACTCGCATCCGGGCGTGCAGGTGAATGTCCGGCCACGCCTGCTGCAAGGCAGGGATCCGGGCGAGCGCTTCGATGCCGAGCTGCAACTGCACACGGGTCATGTGACCGGCATGTCCGCGCATTATCTGTGCGGCAGGGAGATGACCCTGGTCGCCGCGCCGCGCCTCCTCGCGCGGCATCCTGTCAGGCGGGTCGAGGATCTTGACGATGCCCCGTTGCTCAAGCGTGCCCAGCGCGGCTACAGCTGGGATGAGTGGCGTGGGCAGGTGGCACCGCTATGGCCTGGCCCCGCAGCCACCGCACCCGGGTATGAGGGCTTCTCGATGCTGCTGCCGGCGGTGCTCAATGGACTCGGCCTGGCCGTCGTGCCGGTGTGCATGGTGTTGGACGCCTTGCGCCGCGGCGCGTTGGTGCGTCCGCTGGGCGAGGTCGTGGAAGGCCGGTATGGGTATTACCTCATGCAGCCCCGACCCAACGTCGGCGGCGTCTACGTGGATGCGTTCTGCGAGTGGATCACCGCACGTGGCGTGGCTTTCAACGACGACGTGCGCGCCTAT
- a CDS encoding nicotinamide-nucleotide amidohydrolase family protein, translating to MNQANDPAGAGHNPDVKALFDVLGRRGDWKVAVAESCTGGLLAAALTAQAGSSAWFDRGFVTYSNDAKQELLGVAPQSLQEHGAVSEQVACEMAAGVLAAAQPARAAVSITGIAGPDGAVPGKPVGTVCFGFARRSDDGVVIVAATTEHFEGDRAAVRAASVGYALRALTAFCKQG from the coding sequence ATGAATCAGGCGAATGATCCGGCCGGCGCAGGCCACAACCCCGACGTCAAGGCGCTGTTCGATGTGCTGGGCAGGCGCGGCGACTGGAAAGTGGCCGTGGCCGAGTCCTGCACGGGCGGCCTGCTGGCTGCCGCCTTGACGGCGCAGGCCGGGTCCAGCGCATGGTTCGATCGGGGTTTCGTCACCTACAGCAATGACGCCAAGCAGGAGTTGCTGGGCGTGGCGCCGCAATCGCTGCAGGAACATGGCGCGGTCAGCGAACAGGTGGCCTGCGAAATGGCGGCGGGCGTGCTGGCCGCGGCCCAGCCCGCGCGCGCGGCCGTGTCCATCACCGGCATCGCCGGGCCCGATGGCGCCGTGCCCGGCAAGCCGGTGGGCACGGTCTGCTTCGGCTTCGCGCGCCGCAGCGACGACGGCGTCGTCATCGTGGCCGCCACCACCGAACACTTCGAGGGCGACCGCGCCGCGGTGCGCGCGGCGTCGGTGGGGTATGCGTTGCGTGCGCTGACGGCGTTCTGCAAGCAGGGCTGA
- a CDS encoding phosphatidylglycerophosphatase A family protein has product MTAPSVTRVTPTLSWICKDPGRFLMFGMGSGLVRPGPGTWGTLLAWLLWWAGAKAAPDWAIGLFLALAFGYGCWASHRVGRELGVSDHGGMVWDEMVAFWLVLWLSPATLTAQAAAFALFRVFDIIKPSPIRELDARFKNGFGVMLDDLLAAGYALMVMAIGVRLGVIA; this is encoded by the coding sequence ATGACTGCTCCCTCCGTGACGCGTGTCACGCCCACGCTCTCCTGGATCTGCAAGGACCCGGGCCGATTCCTCATGTTCGGCATGGGCAGCGGCCTCGTGCGGCCCGGACCCGGCACCTGGGGCACGCTGCTGGCCTGGCTGCTGTGGTGGGCGGGAGCGAAGGCCGCGCCCGACTGGGCCATCGGCTTGTTCCTGGCGCTGGCCTTCGGCTATGGTTGCTGGGCGAGCCACCGCGTGGGCCGCGAGCTGGGCGTATCGGACCACGGCGGCATGGTCTGGGACGAGATGGTGGCCTTCTGGCTGGTGCTGTGGCTGTCGCCGGCCACGCTGACGGCACAGGCCGCGGCGTTCGCGCTCTTCCGCGTGTTCGACATCATCAAGCCCTCGCCCATCCGCGAGCTGGACGCGCGATTCAAGAATGGCTTCGGCGTCATGCTGGATGACCTGCTGGCGGCGGGCTACGCGTTGATGGTCATGGCCATCGGCGTGCGTTTGGGAGTGATTGCATGA